The Ailuropoda melanoleuca isolate Jingjing unplaced genomic scaffold, ASM200744v2 unplaced-scaffold73082, whole genome shotgun sequence genome includes a region encoding these proteins:
- the LOC117800595 gene encoding unconventional myosin-If-like isoform X2 encodes MREYPQGTHPAFPLRVKHQVEYLGLKENIRVRRAGFAYRRQFSKFLQRYAILTPETWPQWRGDERQGVQHLLRAVNMEPDQYQMGSTKVFVKNPESSPWA; translated from the exons ATGAGGGAGTACCCCCAGGGGACTCACCCTGCCTTCCCCCTTAGGGTCAAGCACCAGGTGGAGTACCTGGGCCTGAAGGAGAACATCAGGGTGCGCCGGGCTGGCTTCGCCTACCGCCGCCAGTTCTCCAAGTTCCTGCAGAG GTACGCCATTCTGACCCCTGAGACATGGCCCCAGTGGCGGGGGGATGAACGTCAGGGGGTCCAGCACCTGCTCCGCGCGGTCAACATGGAGCCAGACCAGTACCAGATGGGGAGCACCAAGGTCTTTGTCAAGAACCCTGAGTcg AGTCCCTGGGCCTGA